Proteins from one Ipomoea triloba cultivar NCNSP0323 chromosome 1, ASM357664v1 genomic window:
- the LOC116030192 gene encoding UDP-glycosyltransferase 75C1, whose protein sequence is MVQPHILLVTFPAQGHINPSLQFAKRLVRLGIQVTFATSVYAHRLMSKPNAAVPDGLNFAAFSDGYDEGFKQNHDIMHYMSEIRTRGSSSLKDIISDNEAQGRPFTAVVRTILLPWVSEVARDANLPSALLWIQPAAVLDIYYYYFHGYEDEFKNAATDPNCPVQLPGLPPLLSGDLPSFLLPSGSAGEYSFAMPTFKEEIEKLDLQTNPTILVNTFDALETEGLKSISSYNLLGVGPLIPSAFLDGKDPSDTAFGGDLFKKSKDDGSINEWLSSQPESSVVYISFGSLLNPSKTQKEEIARGLLEIKRPFLWVIRDKQEKEKSDHEEEEDDKLSCMEELEKQGLIVPWCSQIEVLKHPSLGCFVTHCGWNSTLESICSGTPVVAFPHWTDQGTNAKLIQDVWKTGVRVTQGEDGVVGSEEIKRCIETVMDGGDKGEELRRNAKKWRDLAMEANREGGSSDTNLKSFAGNVRNH, encoded by the coding sequence ATGGTGCAGCCTCATATTCTTCTGGTTACCTTCCCGGCGCAAGGCCACATCAACCCATCTCTCCAGTTCGCCAAGCGCCTCGTCCGCTTGGGGATACAGGTCACCTTCGCCACCTCCGTCTACGCGCACCGCCTCATGTCCAAGCCCAACGCCGCCGTTCCCGACGGCTTGAACTTCGCCGCTTTCTCCGACGGCTACGACGAGGGATTCAAACAAAATCACGATATCATGCACTACATGTCGGAGATCAGAACCCGCGGCTCCTCGTCGCTGAAAGACATAATTTCCGATAATGAAGCTCAAGGACGCCCCTTCACGGCCGTGGTTCGTACTATTCTGCTCCCCTGGGTTTCTGAGGTGGCGCGTGATGCCAACCTCCCGTCCGCCCTGCTCTGGATTCAACCCGCGGCTGTTTTGGATATTTACTATTACTACTTCCATGGATACGAGGATGAATTTAAGAACGCCGCTACCGATCCGAACTGCCCGGTTCAACTACCCGGGCTTCCTCCCCTGCTCAGCGGCGATCTCCCGTCGTTTCTTCTCCCCTCCGGCTCGGCTGGAGAATACAGTTTTGCCATGCCGACCTTCAAAGAGGAGATAGAGAAATTAGATCTTCAAACGAATCCAACTATTTTGGTTAACACTTTCGACGCTTTGGAGACGGAGGGACTGAAATCTATAAGTAGTTACAATTTATTGGGAGTTGGACCGTTAATCCCCTCCGCTTTCCTGGACGGAAAAGACCCCTCCGACACCGCCTTCGGCGGCGATCTTTTCAAGAAATCAAAGGACGACGGCTCCATCAACGAGTGGCTGAGCTCGCAGCCGGAGTCCTCCGTGGTCTACATTTCATTCGGAAGCCTCCTCAACCCTTCCAAAACCCAAAAGGAAGAGATCGCAAGAGGTCTGCTAGAGATCAAACGCCCATTCCTCTGGGTCATAAGAgacaaacaagaaaaagaaaaatcagaCCACGAAGAAGAAGAGGACGACAAATTGAGCTGCATGGAGGAGTTGGAAAAGCAAGGATTAATAGTCCCATGGTGTTCCCAAATCGAGGTCCTGAAACACCCCTCTCTCGGCTGCTTCGTCACGCACTGCGGATGGAACTCGACTCTCGAGAGCATATGCTCGGGAACGCCCGTCGTGGCGTTCCCTCACTGGACGGACCAAGGGACTAACGCCAAGCTGATTCAAGATGTGTGGAAGACCGGCGTGCGGGTGACGCAGGGCGAAGACGGCGTCGTTGGGAGCGAGGAAATAAAGCGGTGTATTGAGACGGTGATGGACGGCGGAGACAAAGGGGAGGAACTCAGAAGAAATGCAAAGAAATGGAGAGATTTGGCCATGGAAGCCAACAGGGAAGGTGGATCTTCAGATACGAATCTCAAATCATTCGCT